In the Pseudanabaena sp. PCC 7367 genome, one interval contains:
- a CDS encoding UvrD-helicase domain-containing protein, protein MNILDKIVLEMEFIGNHINSIKDFYEAIYGIDSLWELMKGREVILNVKENYFPKNRIKLIDTKTNKIVASGNLEKGRVVSINYLCNLLVSIRVDFMGYRLINPENGRSRRIRKEYNIESFIQSFIEFFPPLNLSEIKKINIAISSHKQELENIRRREEVERLSKPLFEDLKYIFDQDFSSADFFYNLKCAGIIGEDEYQERKSIFVQKWIATNLKSDKPNTPDLEQARAIGAVEGHIQVVARAGSGKTATLVNRAIFLQKHCGISADEILLLAFNKEAAREIKKRLDKHLESNSSHPMTFHSLAYRIVNPRESLIYDIPDADEKQSRAIQEVIDRYLKDSEYYEEIRRIMMTRFNSDWERIISGGYLMSKDEMLRYRRSLPCLGWDGTNYKSFGEKTIANFLFEHNIGYKYEHNHTRGDRGDTSYCPDFTLTNKGIVIEYFGLQGNPDYDAMSDRKREYWQGKTDWQLLELNPDLLRAGNVQAFRDWLKSLLEGAGIACNDCLTEDEIWKKIKKRAIDKFTKAMGDFIKRSRKLTYTPDQLNDLIYQHKCETEAEERFIHLGKVFYESYLEAIKEQGEEDFDGLMQRAAEKIDSGQTVFESKSGSRDLKKLRYIFIDEYQDFSDLFYRLTIAIRKHNPEVEFFCVGDDWQAINGFAGSDLEFYKKFTELFEPSQQLHISTNYRSHESIVDIGNKLMQGKGEPARANKQEVGKVEIVDLSKFKPSTGESEKFRAGDEFTQSILRIVGKAIDQNKKVTLLSRTNRLSWELKSSNKLDSFLYLIRLKLPEDRRNMISASTIHKYKGAQNDIVILIDCVAKSYPLIHPNWIFSRIFGDSLEKVIEDERRLFYVALTRAVEHLFIITDSSKQSPFLTELLGRDSITEIDWSEYPLFSCTEVRVGNQDDKDNDGVLFVKDLLKAEHYEWNDRAKQWRRTYFTSDFSIPGFLDKYSWLETVDGVEIQFLDNHENVIEAYIVTDGKLKKAPAYYKNI, encoded by the coding sequence TTGAATATATTAGATAAGATTGTCTTAGAGATGGAATTTATAGGAAACCACATAAATAGTATTAAAGATTTTTATGAAGCTATTTATGGAATTGATAGCCTTTGGGAACTTATGAAGGGCAGGGAAGTTATCTTAAATGTAAAAGAAAATTACTTCCCCAAGAACAGGATAAAACTAATTGATACGAAAACGAACAAAATAGTTGCAAGCGGAAACCTTGAGAAAGGCAGAGTTGTGTCTATAAATTATTTATGTAATTTACTTGTCTCAATTAGAGTAGATTTTATGGGTTATAGGTTGATCAACCCAGAGAATGGTCGCAGTAGACGTATTAGGAAAGAGTACAATATTGAATCTTTCATTCAGTCCTTTATAGAGTTCTTCCCGCCCCTGAATTTGTCAGAAATAAAGAAAATTAATATAGCAATATCGTCTCATAAGCAGGAGCTTGAAAATATACGTCGGCGCGAAGAAGTTGAACGATTAAGTAAACCTTTGTTTGAAGACTTAAAGTATATCTTTGACCAAGATTTCAGTAGTGCTGACTTTTTCTATAACCTCAAATGCGCTGGGATTATAGGTGAGGACGAATACCAGGAGAGAAAGTCGATCTTTGTTCAAAAGTGGATTGCAACTAATTTGAAGTCGGATAAGCCCAATACGCCCGACTTAGAGCAGGCTCGAGCTATTGGGGCTGTCGAAGGCCATATACAAGTGGTCGCGCGGGCTGGCAGTGGTAAAACAGCAACGCTAGTCAATAGGGCGATCTTCTTACAAAAGCACTGCGGAATCTCGGCCGATGAGATATTGCTGTTAGCTTTTAATAAAGAAGCAGCTAGAGAAATTAAAAAGCGCCTAGATAAGCATCTAGAGTCAAACAGCTCTCATCCAATGACCTTTCATTCTTTAGCTTATCGGATTGTTAACCCCAGAGAAAGTCTAATATATGACATCCCTGATGCCGATGAGAAACAAAGTCGAGCTATCCAGGAAGTCATAGATAGATATTTAAAAGATTCTGAATACTATGAAGAAATTCGCCGCATAATGATGACCCGCTTCAATTCTGACTGGGAACGCATAATTTCTGGCGGCTATCTAATGAGCAAAGATGAAATGTTGCGATACCGTCGCTCATTGCCCTGCCTGGGATGGGATGGTACAAACTACAAGTCTTTTGGCGAGAAGACTATTGCGAATTTCTTATTTGAACATAATATTGGGTATAAATATGAACATAACCATACTCGGGGTGACAGGGGTGACACTAGTTACTGCCCTGATTTTACCCTTACAAATAAGGGTATTGTAATCGAATATTTTGGCTTACAAGGTAATCCCGACTATGATGCGATGTCGGATAGAAAAAGAGAATACTGGCAGGGTAAGACTGACTGGCAACTATTAGAACTTAATCCAGACTTATTGAGGGCTGGGAATGTCCAAGCTTTTCGAGATTGGCTTAAGTCATTACTTGAAGGTGCCGGAATAGCTTGTAATGACTGCTTAACTGAAGATGAGATTTGGAAAAAAATAAAAAAACGAGCCATAGATAAATTTACCAAAGCTATGGGCGACTTCATTAAGCGATCCAGGAAGTTAACATACACGCCGGATCAATTGAACGATTTGATTTATCAGCACAAATGTGAAACTGAGGCAGAGGAGCGCTTTATTCACCTGGGCAAAGTATTTTATGAGTCTTATTTAGAAGCGATTAAAGAGCAAGGTGAAGAAGATTTCGACGGACTAATGCAGCGAGCTGCGGAGAAAATAGACTCAGGTCAGACAGTATTCGAGAGCAAATCTGGTTCGCGGGATCTAAAGAAACTCAGGTATATATTCATTGATGAGTATCAGGACTTTTCCGATCTTTTTTATCGTTTGACCATTGCTATAAGGAAACATAATCCTGAAGTTGAATTCTTCTGCGTGGGTGATGATTGGCAAGCTATTAATGGTTTCGCAGGTTCCGATCTCGAATTCTATAAGAAATTTACTGAGTTGTTCGAACCGTCGCAACAGCTCCACATATCAACTAATTACCGCTCACACGAAAGTATTGTCGATATCGGCAATAAATTGATGCAAGGTAAAGGGGAGCCAGCCAGAGCCAATAAGCAAGAAGTAGGAAAAGTTGAGATTGTAGACTTGTCTAAATTTAAGCCTTCTACCGGGGAGTCTGAGAAATTTAGAGCGGGAGACGAATTCACCCAATCGATATTAAGGATAGTTGGTAAAGCTATCGATCAAAATAAGAAGGTTACTCTACTCAGCCGCACAAATAGATTGAGCTGGGAATTAAAGTCTAGCAACAAACTTGATTCTTTTTTGTATTTAATCCGCTTAAAGCTACCGGAAGATCGCAGGAATATGATATCCGCCTCAACCATTCATAAATATAAAGGTGCTCAGAATGATATAGTAATTTTGATCGATTGCGTTGCAAAGTCTTACCCATTAATCCACCCTAATTGGATCTTCAGCCGTATTTTTGGCGACAGTTTAGAGAAGGTAATTGAAGATGAGCGTCGTCTCTTCTATGTGGCGCTAACCCGGGCGGTAGAGCATTTATTCATTATTACTGATTCAAGTAAACAGTCCCCTTTCCTTACTGAGTTGCTAGGGCGTGACTCAATTACTGAAATTGACTGGTCGGAATATCCACTTTTTTCGTGTACTGAAGTAAGAGTAGGCAATCAGGATGATAAAGACAATGATGGTGTATTATTCGTAAAAGATTTGCTGAAAGCTGAGCATTACGAATGGAACGATCGGGCTAAACAGTGGCGGCGCACTTACTTTACTTCAGATTTTTCGATACCTGGTTTTTTGGATAAATATAGCTGGTTGGAGACAGTAGATGGAGTTGAGATCCAATTTCTTGATAACCATGAAAATGTTATTGAAGCTTACATTGTTACAGATGGCAAATTAAAGAAAGCGCCAGCCTACTACAAAAACATCTAA
- a CDS encoding late competence development ComFB family protein, with protein sequence MENCRNAIEEIVLEEINTQLNRLGQDARRNINMGEVVAYALNRLPPMYATTQKGWIQQRKLARDRLQHQVNSAVRQALMGVRRDPLRTSDPLPPTELQSQARSLLKLQRILDRDDLKWKDVPPAVAAAIATPEARLIPRQPASFARRSVQDIKSYLRRSKSYKPRSSDNSVRVSEQDFRASSEVREFESYMAGAVYNYSNILENLVTSVALRQIAKLNPEVVDQLNMDDVVAYALNRLPPMYATSDRGLKKLRQKIKDEMTHEIAAVVRRAVSKIAQEPVRLLPPLPFERFNDEQDEALSKLQEILKRKDITWQNVADVIEAVLDNGGLQGLDSPTTTQMGH encoded by the coding sequence ATGGAAAACTGCCGCAACGCTATCGAAGAGATAGTGCTCGAAGAAATTAATACTCAATTGAATCGGCTTGGCCAGGATGCAAGGCGCAACATCAACATGGGTGAGGTAGTGGCCTATGCACTGAATCGCCTCCCACCGATGTATGCGACCACGCAAAAGGGTTGGATTCAACAGCGTAAACTAGCCCGCGATCGCCTCCAGCATCAGGTTAACAGCGCGGTGCGACAAGCTTTGATGGGGGTACGCCGCGATCCACTCCGAACTTCTGACCCACTACCACCAACGGAGCTGCAAAGCCAGGCGCGTTCTTTGCTCAAGCTACAACGCATTTTGGATCGAGATGATTTGAAATGGAAAGATGTGCCCCCTGCCGTGGCGGCGGCGATCGCTACACCAGAGGCTAGACTAATTCCACGCCAGCCAGCCAGCTTTGCCCGTCGTAGTGTGCAGGATATTAAGTCCTATTTACGGCGATCGAAATCCTATAAGCCGCGTAGTAGCGATAACAGTGTGCGGGTCTCCGAGCAAGATTTTCGGGCTAGTAGCGAAGTTCGTGAGTTTGAATCTTATATGGCAGGTGCTGTTTATAACTACAGCAATATTTTGGAAAACCTGGTTACCTCAGTGGCATTGCGCCAGATTGCCAAGCTCAACCCTGAAGTGGTCGATCAGCTAAATATGGACGATGTGGTGGCCTATGCACTCAATCGCCTGCCACCGATGTACGCTACTAGCGATCGTGGGCTCAAAAAATTACGCCAGAAAATCAAAGATGAAATGACCCATGAAATTGCCGCAGTGGTGCGTCGGGCAGTCAGTAAGATCGCCCAGGAGCCGGTGCGCCTTTTGCCACCATTACCCTTTGAGCGCTTTAATGATGAGCAGGATGAGGCCTTATCAAAGCTCCAGGAAATCCTCAAACGCAAGGATATTACCTGGCAAAATGTGGCGGATGTAATTGAAGCTGTGCTGGATAATGGCGGCCTACAAGGTCTAGATAGTCCTACTACCACCCAAATGGGGCATTAG
- the atpD gene encoding F0F1 ATP synthase subunit beta: protein MVTTAEKTNVGYVTQIIGPVVDVEFPDGDLPEIYNALIVSGKNPSGQDVHVTCEVQQLLGDNRVRSVAMSGTDGIVRGMKVDDTGSAISVPVGKATLGRIFNVLGEPIDEMGDVEVEDRFPIHRSSPAFTDLETKPNTFETGIKVIDLLAPYRRGGKIGLFGGAGVGKTVLIQELINNIAKKHAGVSVFAGVGERTREGNDLYNEMKESGVLQYLALVYGQMNEPPGARMRVGLSALTMAEYFRDVAKQDVLLFVDNIFRFVQAGSEVSALLGRMPSAVGYQPTLGTEMGDLQERITSTNDGSITSVQAVYVPADDLTDPAPATTFAHLDATTVLSRGLASKGIYPAVDPLDSTSTMLQPGVVSQEHYDTARAVQQTLQRYKELQDIIAILGIDELSEDDRLTVARARKIEKFLSQPFFVAEIFTGSPGKYVTIEESIKGFNMILSGELDDIPEQAFYLVGNIDDVFAKAETLK from the coding sequence ATGGTCACTACAGCAGAAAAAACAAACGTTGGTTACGTTACTCAAATCATTGGTCCAGTAGTAGACGTAGAATTCCCTGATGGGGACTTGCCCGAAATCTACAATGCCTTGATTGTGAGTGGCAAAAACCCTTCCGGTCAAGATGTCCATGTCACCTGTGAAGTACAACAACTCCTGGGTGACAATCGCGTCCGCTCCGTCGCTATGAGCGGCACCGATGGGATTGTGCGTGGGATGAAAGTAGACGACACTGGCTCAGCGATCAGTGTTCCGGTTGGCAAAGCAACCTTGGGGCGGATCTTCAATGTCCTGGGCGAACCGATCGATGAAATGGGCGATGTCGAAGTAGAAGATCGCTTCCCCATTCACCGTTCTTCCCCCGCCTTCACTGACCTGGAAACCAAGCCAAATACCTTTGAAACTGGGATTAAGGTGATCGATCTTTTGGCTCCCTACCGTCGTGGTGGTAAAATCGGCCTCTTTGGTGGTGCTGGCGTAGGCAAAACCGTATTGATTCAAGAATTAATCAACAACATCGCTAAAAAGCACGCTGGTGTGTCGGTCTTTGCTGGAGTGGGTGAGCGTACCCGTGAAGGTAATGACCTCTACAACGAAATGAAGGAATCCGGTGTGTTGCAATATCTGGCTCTAGTTTATGGTCAGATGAATGAGCCCCCCGGTGCCAGAATGCGGGTTGGTCTATCGGCTTTGACGATGGCTGAATATTTCCGCGATGTGGCCAAGCAAGACGTATTGCTATTTGTTGATAACATTTTCCGGTTTGTCCAAGCTGGCTCGGAAGTATCGGCGCTACTTGGCCGGATGCCTTCAGCGGTAGGATATCAGCCTACCCTGGGTACGGAAATGGGCGATCTCCAAGAGCGAATCACCAGCACAAATGATGGTTCGATCACCTCAGTTCAGGCTGTATATGTACCTGCTGATGACTTGACTGACCCAGCGCCAGCGACTACCTTTGCTCACCTGGATGCCACAACGGTGCTATCACGTGGTTTGGCTTCTAAGGGAATTTACCCAGCGGTTGACCCCCTTGACTCTACTTCGACCATGCTCCAGCCTGGCGTAGTCTCCCAGGAGCACTACGATACAGCGCGGGCAGTGCAGCAAACCCTGCAAAGATACAAAGAACTGCAAGATATTATTGCAATTCTGGGAATTGATGAACTGTCTGAAGACGATCGCTTGACTGTGGCTCGTGCCCGCAAGATCGAGAAGTTCCTGTCTCAGCCATTCTTTGTGGCGGAAATCTTTACCGGTTCACCTGGCAAGTATGTGACGATCGAAGAAAGCATCAAGGGCTTTAATATGATTCTCTCTGGTGAGCTGGATGATATCCCTGAGCAGGCTTTTTATCTGGTTGGCAACATTGATGATGTGTTTGCCAAGGCTGAAACCTTGAAGTAG
- the atpC gene encoding ATP synthase F1 subunit epsilon — protein sequence MTLKVKVISPDQVVVDDEAEEVILPSTTGQLGILTDHVPLLTALDIGVMRLRKDKSWQSIALMGGFAEIEENELTILVNGAQTSSDIDADAARNELVAAEERLSKVDSSNKQEKLQAEQALRRARARVQAVTANS from the coding sequence ATGACCCTGAAGGTAAAAGTTATATCGCCCGATCAGGTCGTGGTCGATGATGAGGCCGAAGAAGTGATTTTGCCTAGTACCACCGGGCAACTGGGTATCCTCACCGATCACGTTCCTTTGCTCACTGCCCTGGATATTGGCGTGATGCGACTGCGCAAGGACAAAAGCTGGCAATCGATCGCCCTGATGGGTGGGTTTGCCGAGATTGAAGAAAATGAACTGACGATTTTGGTCAATGGGGCACAAACCAGTAGTGACATTGATGCGGATGCAGCCCGTAATGAATTGGTAGCGGCGGAAGAACGCCTGAGCAAGGTTGATAGTAGCAATAAGCAGGAAAAACTCCAGGCCGAGCAAGCCCTGAGACGTGCCCGTGCCCGTGTGCAAGCCGTAACGGCTAATAGCTAA
- the psbZ gene encoding photosystem II reaction center protein PsbZ: MTVIFQLLLAFFVFFSFLMIVAVPVAYALPGNWNQTRPLLYIGSAIWAILVVVLGVFNAFVT, encoded by the coding sequence ATGACTGTTATATTCCAACTTTTGCTGGCCTTCTTTGTGTTCTTTTCCTTCCTGATGATCGTGGCAGTTCCAGTTGCTTACGCTCTCCCTGGGAACTGGAACCAAACCCGCCCGCTTTTATATATTGGTTCGGCGATCTGGGCAATTTTAGTAGTTGTCCTCGGTGTATTTAATGCATTTGTGACCTAG
- a CDS encoding IscS subfamily cysteine desulfurase: MQRPIYLDNHATTTMDRRVLEAMLPYFCESFGNAASTSHLYGWEAEAAVSSAREVLATAIAAEPEEIVFTSGATEANNLAIKGVAEAYLTKGRHIITMQTEHNAVLDPCAYLESMGFEVTYLPVQTNGLINVTELEQAIRADTVLVSVMAANNEIGVLQPIAQIGQICHDRNVLFHTDAAQAIGKIQLDVQAMHIDLLSITAHKIYGPKGIGGLYVRRKNPRVKLAPQLHGGGHERGMRSGTLYVPQIVGFAKAVALALESQASEQARLQELRDRLWQRLSQLEGVYLNGDATQRLAGNLNISVADVDGQALIVALQKNLAISTGAACSSVKNEPSHVLTALGRSKKLAQASLRFGIGRFNTVAEIDRAADLTIAAIASLQKVNC; the protein is encoded by the coding sequence ATGCAACGCCCGATTTATTTAGACAACCATGCCACCACAACCATGGATCGCCGGGTACTAGAAGCGATGCTACCCTACTTTTGCGAATCCTTTGGCAATGCGGCCAGCACCTCACATTTATATGGCTGGGAAGCAGAAGCAGCGGTAAGCAGTGCGCGGGAAGTTCTGGCAACGGCGATCGCAGCCGAACCAGAAGAGATCGTGTTTACCAGTGGGGCAACGGAGGCTAATAACCTGGCGATTAAGGGGGTGGCGGAGGCTTATTTAACCAAAGGTCGGCATATCATTACGATGCAAACTGAGCATAATGCAGTTCTCGATCCCTGTGCTTACCTGGAATCAATGGGGTTTGAGGTAACTTACTTACCAGTGCAAACTAATGGTTTGATTAATGTAACCGAGTTAGAACAAGCGATCCGCGCCGATACAGTTCTAGTCTCGGTGATGGCGGCTAATAATGAAATTGGCGTGCTGCAACCGATCGCCCAGATTGGCCAGATCTGCCACGATCGCAATGTGCTATTCCATACCGATGCAGCCCAGGCGATCGGCAAAATCCAGCTTGATGTCCAGGCGATGCACATAGATTTACTCTCAATCACTGCCCATAAGATCTATGGCCCCAAGGGGATTGGTGGATTATATGTGCGGCGTAAAAACCCCAGAGTAAAACTTGCACCCCAACTGCACGGCGGTGGCCATGAACGGGGGATGCGATCGGGCACTTTGTATGTGCCGCAGATTGTTGGTTTTGCCAAAGCGGTGGCATTAGCCCTGGAGTCGCAAGCCTCAGAACAGGCACGATTGCAAGAACTACGCGATCGGCTCTGGCAAAGGCTCAGTCAACTGGAGGGCGTTTATTTAAATGGTGATGCTACCCAGCGATTGGCGGGAAATTTAAATATCAGCGTGGCGGATGTGGATGGGCAGGCGTTGATTGTGGCGTTGCAAAAGAATCTAGCGATCTCGACCGGGGCGGCCTGTAGCTCGGTTAAAAATGAGCCATCCCATGTGCTAACGGCTCTAGGGCGATCGAAAAAATTGGCTCAAGCTTCGCTCCGGTTTGGGATTGGTCGGTTTAATACGGTTGCCGAAATCGATCGGGCGGCGGACTTGACGATCGCGGCGATCGCTTCACTGCAAAAAGTAAATTGCTAG
- a CDS encoding allophycocyanin subunit alpha-B encodes MSVVSQVLVQADDELRYPTIDELESISSFMQTGEQRLRIASILAESEDKIVKKSSAELFKLHPEYISPGGNAYGQKQRAQCLRDFGWYIRVVTYGVISGSKEPIEKIGIIGAREMYNSLGVPMGGMADSIRCLKNAALDLMSKDDAETAAPYFDYVIQAMS; translated from the coding sequence ATGAGCGTAGTTAGTCAGGTTTTAGTCCAAGCAGACGACGAGCTCCGATACCCCACTATCGATGAGCTAGAGAGCATCAGCAGCTTTATGCAAACCGGTGAACAGCGGTTACGCATCGCCAGCATACTAGCTGAAAGTGAAGACAAAATCGTCAAAAAGTCGAGTGCTGAGTTGTTCAAGCTGCATCCTGAATATATTTCTCCTGGTGGCAATGCCTATGGTCAAAAGCAAAGAGCCCAGTGCTTGCGTGATTTTGGCTGGTATATCCGCGTGGTGACCTACGGCGTGATTTCAGGCAGCAAGGAGCCGATCGAAAAGATTGGGATCATCGGCGCGCGTGAGATGTACAACTCCCTTGGCGTACCAATGGGTGGTATGGCCGATTCGATCCGTTGTCTGAAGAATGCGGCTTTGGATTTGATGAGCAAAGATGATGCGGAAACCGCTGCCCCCTACTTTGACTACGTGATTCAAGCCATGTCCTAG
- the ribH gene encoding 6,7-dimethyl-8-ribityllumazine synthase, with protein sequence MAVFEGNFTHTEHLKFAIVSGRFNDLIMSKLMQGCKDALQRHGINVSEIDGQVDYVLVPGSFETPMIARQLAATGNYDAVICLGAVIRGQTPHFDYVAGEAAKGIAAAAFQTGVPIIFGIITADTMQQALERAGIKSNKGWEFGMNALEMASLMQQLRQSDNGIGFALPGDRMTAIAPAKTADPG encoded by the coding sequence ATGGCCGTTTTTGAAGGCAATTTTACCCATACTGAGCATCTCAAGTTTGCGATCGTATCTGGTCGGTTCAACGATCTGATTATGTCTAAGCTGATGCAGGGCTGTAAGGATGCTTTGCAGCGCCATGGCATTAATGTATCGGAAATTGATGGCCAGGTTGATTATGTGCTGGTGCCGGGGAGTTTTGAGACACCGATGATCGCTAGACAGCTTGCCGCCACTGGTAACTATGATGCGGTAATTTGTCTGGGTGCAGTAATTCGCGGCCAAACTCCCCACTTCGATTATGTGGCTGGTGAGGCAGCAAAGGGGATCGCGGCGGCGGCGTTTCAAACTGGTGTACCGATCATTTTCGGGATCATCACGGCCGATACCATGCAGCAAGCCCTGGAACGAGCTGGGATCAAAAGTAACAAGGGCTGGGAGTTTGGTATGAATGCGCTGGAGATGGCTAGCCTGATGCAACAATTGCGGCAATCGGATAATGGGATTGGGTTTGCGCTGCCAGGTGACCGCATGACTGCGATCGCACCGGCTAAAACTGCTGATCCTGGCTAG
- a CDS encoding ArdC-like ssDNA-binding domain-containing protein has product MARTKFAPNPEVAKQKQADALTKLELGIQELLESGDWQKYLRTQSRFHNYSFNNCMLIMAQCPHATRVAGFHTWKSMNRRVRKGEKGIRILAPIIRKLDDEIGDPDASTRALVGFRTVSVFDISQTEGEDLPEVETSLAGGDAGLWEALELFSIDNGVPVYLEASLSGARGYCQYDDTGKPIKIAVDPTLSALHKAKTLAHEIGHSLLHSCTEYLGHSTRSEKELEAESVAFVVLDHFGLDTSNYSFSYICSWQQGKDAIANLKASGQRIQQAASQIIDWVEGSFATGA; this is encoded by the coding sequence ATGGCACGCACCAAGTTTGCACCCAACCCAGAAGTAGCCAAACAGAAGCAAGCTGATGCATTGACTAAGCTTGAGCTGGGTATCCAGGAGTTGCTTGAATCTGGTGATTGGCAGAAATACTTGCGCACCCAGTCCAGATTTCACAATTACTCGTTCAATAACTGCATGTTGATTATGGCGCAGTGCCCACATGCGACCCGGGTGGCCGGGTTTCATACCTGGAAGTCAATGAACCGCAGAGTCAGGAAGGGTGAGAAGGGTATTCGCATCCTGGCACCGATCATCCGTAAGCTTGATGATGAAATTGGCGATCCTGATGCCAGCACCAGGGCTTTAGTTGGCTTCAGGACTGTTTCGGTATTCGATATTTCGCAGACTGAAGGCGAAGATTTACCTGAGGTTGAAACATCGCTGGCTGGTGGTGACGCTGGGCTGTGGGAGGCATTGGAGTTGTTCAGTATCGATAATGGTGTACCGGTTTACCTGGAGGCCAGTTTGAGCGGTGCCAGAGGTTATTGCCAGTATGACGACACTGGTAAGCCGATCAAGATCGCCGTTGACCCTACATTGTCAGCACTGCATAAAGCCAAGACATTGGCTCACGAGATTGGTCATAGTTTGCTGCATAGTTGCACTGAATATCTGGGGCATTCAACTAGGTCTGAAAAAGAGTTGGAGGCTGAGTCAGTCGCTTTTGTGGTGCTTGACCATTTTGGTCTAGATACCAGCAATTACAGCTTTAGCTACATTTGCTCCTGGCAGCAGGGTAAGGATGCGATCGCTAACCTGAAAGCTTCGGGTCAGCGCATCCAGCAGGCGGCTAGCCAGATCATTGATTGGGTTGAAGGCAGTTTTGCGACAGGGGCGTAG
- the dapB gene encoding 4-hydroxy-tetrahydrodipicolinate reductase → MIESVKIPVIVSGATGKMGRETVKAIAKAEDMELIGAIGRNHMGEDIGEIAGCGELEIPVTNDLEVMLAQGAQEAHPAVMVDFTHPSRVYENIRSAIAYGVRPVIGTTGLSLSQINELSIFADKASMGCIVAPNFSIGVLIMQQAAIAACQYYQNIEIIEMHHNQKADAPSGTAIKTAQMIAELGRKFNTTNAPEKEHLTGARGAKTNDQINIHSVRLPGLVACQEVMFGGVGETYTIKHNVIDRASYMPGVLLCIRKCLELKSLVYGLEKLL, encoded by the coding sequence ATGATCGAGAGCGTAAAAATTCCGGTAATCGTATCGGGAGCGACCGGAAAAATGGGACGTGAGACCGTCAAAGCGATCGCCAAGGCCGAGGATATGGAGTTAATCGGTGCGATCGGTCGCAATCATATGGGCGAAGACATTGGTGAGATCGCCGGATGTGGTGAATTAGAAATTCCGGTGACCAACGACCTGGAAGTGATGCTAGCCCAGGGAGCCCAGGAAGCCCACCCCGCCGTGATGGTGGACTTTACCCACCCCAGCCGCGTCTATGAAAATATTCGTTCCGCGATCGCCTATGGCGTGAGGCCAGTGATCGGCACCACGGGGCTAAGCCTGTCGCAGATCAATGAACTGAGCATTTTTGCGGACAAAGCCAGCATGGGTTGTATTGTTGCGCCCAACTTTTCGATCGGCGTATTGATTATGCAGCAAGCCGCGATCGCCGCCTGTCAGTATTATCAAAATATTGAAATCATCGAAATGCATCACAACCAGAAGGCCGATGCACCCAGCGGCACGGCGATCAAAACCGCCCAGATGATCGCTGAACTTGGCCGCAAATTCAACACCACCAACGCCCCAGAGAAAGAGCACTTAACCGGAGCCAGGGGAGCCAAAACTAATGACCAGATTAATATTCACAGTGTGCGATTGCCAGGGTTGGTGGCCTGTCAGGAAGTGATGTTTGGCGGCGTGGGCGAGACCTATACAATCAAACACAATGTAATCGATCGCGCCTCCTATATGCCTGGGGTTTTGCTCTGCATCCGCAAATGCCTGGAGCTTAAGTCTTTGGTCTATGGCCTGGAGAAATTGTTGTAG
- a CDS encoding Rho termination factor N-terminal domain-containing protein, with amino-acid sequence MSEIKHYREFLLNQEREVFLAGMRGQIPLEQAMHQLAETKSALASLRDRLVMLNIRQLKQLAVGSGIRYYSRLRKAELIEALAG; translated from the coding sequence ATGTCTGAAATCAAGCATTATAGAGAGTTTCTGCTCAATCAAGAGCGTGAAGTATTCCTTGCTGGGATGCGTGGGCAGATCCCACTAGAGCAGGCAATGCATCAACTTGCTGAGACCAAATCTGCTCTGGCATCACTACGCGATCGCCTGGTGATGCTCAATATCAGGCAACTCAAGCAGCTTGCTGTGGGTAGTGGCATCCGCTATTACTCTAGGTTGCGTAAGGCCGAGCTGATCGAGGCTTTAGCTGGCTAA